The Rhizobium sp. ZPR4 DNA segment ATAACGATGAGTAACTGCTGCCGTGCGGAGACTGCGGTTTGGAGGCGGAAAGATGTGCGTTTTGAATGGCGGCGCTGCTCCGTGACGGATCTCTGCCTGCAACCATGAACTCGCAATATGTGCCGACGAGAATGTGGCTCGTTCTAGCTTTCAAAGTGAATGAGATCGGCGGATCACGTCGGCCCGCGTCGGTGCCCCGGATCTTCCCCCAAACATCTCGCACTTGATGGCGGCAGCGATGGAGGAAAAGCGGATTGCATCTGCCGGCGGCATTCCTTCCGCGATTGCGAGAGCGAAGGCGCCGTGAAAGATGTCCCCGGCGGCGAGCGTATCGGCGGCCTTGACGGAAATGGTCGGGCAATGCGCGACTTCGTTGTTTTGTTCGCCGAACCAGTAGCTACCGGCCGCCCCTGCCGTCACGCAGATGAAAGCATGATTGAAGCGCTGTTTCAGAAGATGCGTCATCTCGGACACATCGCTCGTTCCCGTCAGGCGATGCGCAGCCGGTTCGGAGAAAACAATATGGGTGGCTTCCGGCGCCAGTTGCTCGATGATGCCGTCAGGCGCCACGTCGCCGTCGAGAATGGCCGGCTTGCCCATCGCTTTGGCAGCTTTGAGAACCTGCAGTGCCAATGCTGGCCAGCGTACGTCGACCAGCGCGGCATCGAATACAGCGATA contains these protein-coding regions:
- a CDS encoding sugar kinase yields the protein MNAPSILDPPAGDPKHVLCVGAAVLDTLFRVRALPQGQGKVLPYDMLQIAEGMASSAAYAIVRLGGKASLWGAVGRDDTGERIIRDLDVAGINVSGMSQVEGARSAVSTILVDDDGERLIVPFYDPKLHHTVKEFTAEDIAVFDAALVDVRWPALALQVLKAAKAMGKPAILDGDVAPDGIIEQLAPEATHIVFSEPAAHRLTGTSDVSEMTHLLKQRFNHAFICVTAGAAGSYWFGEQNNEVAHCPTISVKAADTLAAGDIFHGAFALAIAEGMPPADAIRFSSIAAAIKCEMFGGRSGAPTRADVIRRSHSL